A region of Euryarchaeota archaeon DNA encodes the following proteins:
- a CDS encoding winged helix-turn-helix transcriptional regulator: MLALIKKSPGISVSDTARLLGIDFKTALHHSRVLADYRHIELARKGRFLRLFENHNSFGVNEKGYILAFDSDVRRKIAKLVLLEPGITQAEMRGRLEFAKSTVNFHVSRLASSGIVQAHPERPTGYVVASEIRNKVIDALVTAAEAPRVPANGGSMGLS; the protein is encoded by the coding sequence ATGCTTGCGCTCATAAAGAAGAGTCCTGGCATCTCCGTTTCCGATACGGCTCGCCTGTTGGGCATCGATTTCAAGACCGCTCTTCATCACTCTCGCGTCCTTGCGGATTATCGTCACATTGAGTTGGCGAGGAAGGGTCGTTTCCTTCGCTTGTTCGAGAACCACAACTCCTTCGGTGTCAACGAGAAGGGCTACATCCTCGCGTTCGACTCGGACGTCCGCCGCAAGATTGCCAAGCTCGTCCTCCTCGAGCCCGGGATAACGCAGGCCGAGATGAGGGGCCGCCTTGAGTTCGCGAAGAGTACCGTGAACTTCCATGTCTCTCGCCTCGCATCGAGCGGGATTGTCCAGGCGCATCCCGAACGGCCGACGGGCTACGTGGTCGCGTCCGAGATCCGTAACAAGGTCATCGACGCGCTTGTAACGGCCGCCGAGGCGCCCCGCGTCCCAGCCAACGGGGGTTCGATGGGTCTCTCCTGA